One region of Stigmatella erecta genomic DNA includes:
- a CDS encoding invertase recombinase-like protein: protein MKLFRVCLTSLMVLLAACGDSTAPEGPSEPGPSQPDAGTPQPDAGTEAPDSGTGETPDSGTEVPDAGTGTPDAGTEVPDAGTETPDAGTGTPDAGPSVLDNWSFEEWPGAHPSQWLGSTSNLTSDAVQKVTTSPSHGLNAVRLSNASGTHKRFTTVAKSMPAGRYACTYQVRGSGEVRNAFFDTDYSSYSSYTTVETQDWTRVSYAFNLANPVYDTFELIFSLRNTRGDHLSLDDVRCTRAPEPCDGVSCQSWERCVNATAACEPLSGRCNDATQCSTWQTCDAAHTCVTAANRCVRHADCASTPQTPVCDTASHLCVEGDPCAGVVCNNPATSCNPTTGVCELSPGACFTTYDCRSALPACDPATHRCVSAEHPANIIRNGGFENWSHTSIPYYGTPYIPDFWYGLDNGVADPGSEIKPSRLVPYTQAVHGGSRALQFVVPIQTAERFTLQKFNVPAGNYSCSYRVRGHGTIRHRIYSSAGWSPQTDFITVDSNAWEPVFFRFTGNVRDWRLLLYPSRSVADRDHLQVDDVVCTKD, encoded by the coding sequence GTGAAGTTGTTCCGCGTGTGCCTGACGTCGCTGATGGTCCTGCTGGCCGCCTGCGGTGATTCGACGGCTCCAGAAGGGCCCTCTGAGCCCGGTCCGTCACAACCGGACGCGGGCACGCCGCAGCCGGATGCTGGCACCGAGGCGCCAGATTCAGGCACGGGTGAGACGCCTGACTCGGGCACGGAGGTTCCAGACGCGGGTACCGGGACGCCTGACGCGGGCACGGAGGTTCCGGACGCGGGCACTGAGACGCCTGACGCGGGCACCGGGACGCCTGACGCCGGGCCGAGCGTCCTCGACAACTGGAGCTTCGAGGAATGGCCCGGCGCGCATCCCTCCCAATGGCTGGGCAGCACGTCGAACCTCACCAGCGACGCGGTGCAGAAGGTGACGACGAGTCCCTCCCACGGCCTCAACGCGGTCCGGCTGAGCAATGCCTCGGGGACACACAAGCGCTTCACCACCGTCGCGAAGTCCATGCCCGCCGGCCGCTACGCCTGCACCTACCAGGTGCGGGGCTCCGGTGAGGTCCGCAACGCCTTCTTCGACACCGACTACTCCTCGTACTCGAGCTACACCACGGTCGAGACACAGGACTGGACCCGGGTGTCGTACGCCTTCAACCTCGCCAACCCCGTCTACGACACCTTCGAGCTCATCTTCAGCCTCCGCAACACCCGGGGCGACCACCTGAGCCTCGACGACGTGCGCTGCACGCGCGCCCCGGAGCCGTGTGACGGGGTCAGCTGCCAGTCCTGGGAGCGCTGCGTGAACGCCACCGCGGCCTGTGAGCCGCTCTCCGGCCGCTGCAACGACGCCACCCAGTGCAGCACGTGGCAGACCTGCGATGCGGCCCATACGTGCGTGACCGCGGCGAACCGCTGCGTCCGCCACGCGGATTGCGCCAGCACTCCGCAGACGCCCGTCTGTGACACCGCCTCGCACCTCTGCGTGGAAGGCGATCCGTGCGCGGGCGTCGTCTGCAACAACCCGGCGACGAGCTGCAACCCCACGACGGGCGTGTGCGAGCTGTCGCCTGGGGCCTGCTTCACCACCTATGACTGCCGCAGCGCCCTGCCCGCCTGCGATCCGGCGACCCATCGCTGTGTCTCCGCCGAGCACCCCGCGAACATCATCCGCAACGGCGGCTTCGAGAACTGGAGCCACACGTCCATTCCGTACTACGGCACCCCGTACATTCCCGACTTCTGGTACGGGCTGGATAACGGCGTCGCGGATCCGGGCTCGGAGATCAAACCCTCGCGCCTGGTGCCCTACACGCAGGCGGTGCACGGGGGCTCGCGTGCACTCCAGTTCGTCGTCCCCATCCAGACCGCCGAGCGCTTCACGCTCCAGAAGTTCAACGTGCCGGCCGGCAACTACTCCTGCTCGTACCGGGTGAGGGGCCACGGCACCATCCGCCACCGCATCTACTCGAGCGCCGGCTGGAGCCCCCAGACGGATTTCATCACGGTGGACAGCAATGCCTGGGAGCCGGTGTTCTTCCGCTTCACCGGCAACGTGCGTGACTGGCGCCTGCTCCTCTATCCCAGCCGCAGCGTGGCGGACCGCGACCACCTCCAGGTGGACGACGTGGTCTGCACGAAGGACTAG
- a CDS encoding DUF4265 domain-containing protein produces the protein MSEPATEHRVKILFELEQDEDGYPPASAETLWAIKVGDGLFKIDNIPFFALGIAVNDIVSAVPEENVFRFKEVAQPSGHSTIRVVVYDAADVAAVRILFKHLGCSTELSHLPRLLAVDVPPSVSWEELKQALESGRHQDRWGYEEACLAQP, from the coding sequence ATGAGCGAGCCTGCGACCGAGCACCGCGTCAAAATCCTTTTCGAACTTGAGCAGGACGAGGACGGCTATCCGCCAGCGAGCGCAGAAACGCTCTGGGCCATCAAGGTCGGTGATGGCCTCTTCAAGATCGACAACATTCCCTTCTTCGCGCTTGGCATCGCGGTGAACGACATCGTTTCTGCGGTTCCCGAGGAGAACGTCTTCCGCTTCAAGGAGGTCGCTCAGCCCTCGGGACACAGCACGATCCGAGTCGTCGTCTATGATGCGGCTGACGTTGCGGCTGTGCGTATCCTCTTCAAGCACCTCGGCTGCTCGACGGAGCTGAGCCATCTTCCCCGCCTGCTCGCGGTGGACGTGCCTCCCTCCGTCTCTTGGGAGGAGTTGAAACAAGCGCTGGAGTCCGGTCGACACCAAGACCGATGGGGCTACGAAGAAGCCTGCCTGGCACAGCCTTGA
- a CDS encoding HNH endonuclease, whose translation MPELAVITQDELMHRPSTFILLTLVPLLVGAKAEHWPEAPLADTADLVLMDSLVLDTHTMDLAPEAVAGKRPGSRFNKKDKEIVKQDNASRNGGKTVCETCGVETVPAEQHKKGVTPPKNESHVDHVVPKSKGGTGDPDNGQVLCRDCNIKKGDKEQ comes from the coding sequence TTGCCGGAACTCGCTGTCATCACTCAGGATGAACTCATGCATCGGCCATCGACCTTCATCCTCTTGACGCTCGTCCCACTCCTAGTCGGAGCGAAGGCGGAACACTGGCCTGAGGCGCCGTTGGCGGACACTGCCGACCTGGTCCTGATGGACTCTCTGGTCCTCGACACACACACCATGGACCTGGCTCCGGAAGCCGTGGCTGGTAAACGGCCTGGCTCGCGTTTCAACAAGAAGGACAAGGAAATCGTCAAGCAAGACAATGCTTCCCGTAATGGGGGCAAGACTGTCTGCGAGACCTGCGGTGTCGAGACAGTTCCAGCGGAGCAACACAAAAAGGGCGTCACACCTCCAAAAAACGAGTCGCACGTCGATCATGTCGTTCCCAAGTCCAAAGGTGGGACTGGCGATCCCGATAACGGGCAGGTCTTGTGCCGCGACTGCAACATCAAGAAGGGTGACAAGGAACAGTGA